The Kineosporia corallincola region GGCGAGGTGTGGCGCCGGCACCGCCGCACCCTCCAGCCGGCGTTCCACCACGGCGGTCTCGACCAGGTCGCGGTGTCGACCGTGGCCGCCGGTGAGCAGCTGCGCGCGGCCTGGGACCGGGTGCCGCCCTACGCGCCGATCGACGCCGAGGCGGCGATCATGCAGGCCATGCTCACGGTGGTCGGCAGAACCCTGTTCGCCGACGACCTCTCCTCCGCCGGTGAGGAACTCGTGCACGCCGTCGACCGGGCCCTGCGCCAGGTGATCGCCCGGGCCACCAACCCGCTCGCCGTCGGCCCGCTGTCCCGGCTGCCCACCCCGTCCGCGCTCCGGATGCGTTCCGCCGTGGCCACTCTCGACCGGATCACGGCCGACATCGTGGCCCGCCGCCGGGCCCAGGGGGTGGGGGAGGACGACGCGGACCTGCTCGCCGTGCTGCTGCGGGCGGGGGCGGACGAGTCGGGCGCCGCCTGGATGACCGAGCGCGAGATCCGCGACGAGCTGGTCACCCTGGTCATCGCCGGGCACGAGACGGTCGCCTCCAGCCTGGTCTGGACGCTGCACCTGCTGGCCGACGCCCCGCAGGTGCAGGAGAGGCTGTACGCCGAGCTCGACCAGGTGCTCGCCGGGCGCCCACCGGCCTGGGGCGACGTGCCCGCCCTGCGCTACACCCGGGCGGTGGTCGACGAGGCGCTGCGCCTGTACCCGCCGGCCTGGGTGATCACCCGCCGGGCCACCGGGCCGGACACGGTCGACGGGGTGGACGTGCCCGAGGGCACCCTGATCATCGTGAGTCCCTGGCTGCTGCACCGCAGCGCCGCGAACTGGCCCGAGCCGGAGCGTTTCGACCCGGAGCGATTCCTCGGCGTGGACCGCAATCCGGCCTACCTGCCCTTCGGCGCCGGCCCCCGGCTCTGCATCGGCCGGGACTTCGCGCTGGTCGAGTCGGTGCTGCTGCTGGCGACCCTGCTGCGTGACCGGGCCGTGCGCCGTCCGGCCGGGGTCCGGCCACCCCGGCTGGAGGCGCTCGTCACGCTGAGGCCGAAGCGTGGGCTGCCCATGGCGCTGGTCCCGCGCATCCCGTCCTGAATGGATATTCCCGAGCCATGAAAAGGTGTCAGTAATTCGGGGTGATTAAGGCCGCTTCGGTAGGTGACGGAATGTTTTCTGAGCGCGATTCTGTTTCAGGCCCGGCGTTCTGGGCGGTGATCGCTACGTCACGGATTGACAACTTCTGTGCCTTTATCGGCAAGTCCGTTGCCGAGAGAGGCGCTCATGGTGGAGGCTTTCTCTTGCCTCGCCGGGAGCAAATGCGGGCTGCGTGTCAGGGACGCAGCGCGGGTTTATCCCGGCGGGGTCTTTGTCTGCCCGGGCTCAGTCCTTCGTCCAGGCGATCAGTTCGTCGGGCCCCCAGGTGTTGATCACCCGGTCGGCGCCCACCCCGCACTCCGCCGCCCGCGACGTCCCGATGATCTGCCAGTCCAGCTGGCCCGGGGCATGGGCGTCGGTGTCGATCGCGAACACGCACCCGGCCTGCACCGCCTGGCGCAGCAGCCGGCGCGGCGGGTCGAGACGCTCCGGGCGGCTGTTGATCTCGACCGCGGTGGAGTGCTCCTGGCAGGCGGCGAACACGGCGGCGGCGTCGAACTCCGACTCGGCCCGGCCCTTCGGGTTGCGGCCCTCGCGCGGCCGCACCATCCGGCCGGTGCAGTGCCCGAGCACGTCGGTGTGCGGGTTCTCGATCGCCGTGAGCATGCGCCGCGTCATGGCTTTCGCCGGCATCGCCAGTTTGGAGTGCACGCTCGCCACCACCAGGTCGAGCCGGGCGAGCAGCTCCGGGTCCTGGTCCAGCGTGCCGTCGTCGAGGATGTCCACCTCGATGCCGGTGAGCACCCGGAACGGTGCCAGCTGCTGGTTGATCACCTCGATGATGTCGAGCTGGCGGCGCAACCGCTCCGCGCTCAGGCCGTTGGCCACCTTCAGCCGTGGTGAGTGGTCGGTGAGCACCAGGTAGTCGTGCCCGAGTTCCTTCGCACTCCAGGCCATCTCGGCCGGTGGTGAGCCACCGTCGGACCAGTCGGAGTGGCTGTGACAGTCGCCCCGCAGCGCCGCCCGCAGCTCCTCGCCGCCGGTGGCCAGGGGCTCCAGCGCCTCCTGCTCCAGGTTGGCCAGGTAGTCCGGCACCTGCCCGGCCAGCGACTGCGCGATCACCGCCGCGGTCTTGTCGCCCACCCCCTTGAGCGACGTCAGTTCCCCGTTCCCCGCCGCCCGCGCGATCTGTCCCGGCTCCAGGGCGAGCAGGGCCGTCGCGGCCCCGCGGAAGGCCTTGACCCGGTACGACGAGGCCAGCGAACGCTCCAGCAGGAAGGCGATCCGGCGCAGGTCCGTCACCGGGTCACGGGCTGTGCCGTCTGCCGAGCCGCGCGCCGTGCCGTCCACTGTGCTGCCGGCTTTCCGGTCTGCCTGGCCGCCCGTTCGGCCGCCGGCTGCCTGCCCGCCTGCCTGCCCACCTGCCCGGCCGCCCGCCTTCTCGCCGCCCGAACGACTCGTCGCCATCGCTGCCCTCTCGCGCCGGAACCTCTGCCGTCCGGGCCATCCTGCCGGAAGGGCGCCGCCCGCCGGGCCGACCTACAGTGGGTCCGTGTTCCAGGGTTCCGATCGAGGCCAAAGCGGGCAACGGGGAGCGGGCGCGGCATGACCGACGGCACGGACGACGGCACGGACGGCGGCACGAACGGCGAGATCACGATCCCGGGCGATCCGCTCGTGGCGCTGGAGGTGGTCCGCGACGGGCCGGTGGCCGAGGTGACGCTCGTCGGCCCGGGCCGCGGAAACCTGCTGGGGCCGGACCTCTGGACCGAGCTGCCGCGGGTGTTCCGGGCGCTCGACCGCGACGAGTCGGTGCGCGCCGTGGTGTTCACCGGGTCGGGCGGCAACTTCTCCTACGGCCTCGACCTGGTCGCCTTCGGGCAGCGCTGGCAGGGCCTGTTCAGCGGGGAGCCCGGGCTGGCCGGCCCGCGCACCCGGCTGCACGACGAGATCCGGGCCATGCAGGACGCGGTCACCACCGTCGCCGACTGCCGTAAACCGGTGGCCGCCGCGGTGAGTGGCTGGTGCGTGGGCGGCGGTGTCGACCTGATCGCCGCCTGTGACGTGCGTTACGCCAGTGCCGAGGCAATGTTCAGCCTGCGTGAGGTGCGGATGGCGATCGTCGCGGATCTCGGCAGCCTGCACCGGCTCCCGGCCATCATCGGCGACGGGCACTTCCGCGAACTGGCCCTGACCGGCAAGGACGTCGACGCGGCCTGGGCCGCGCGGATCGGTCTGGTGAACCGGGTGCTCGACGACCCGCGGGAGGCCCTGGCCACGGCCCGCGAGTTCGCCCACGAGGTGGCGGCCAACCCGCCCCTGACGGTTCAGGGCGTGAAGCGGGTTCTCGACGCGGAACGGGCGAGTAGGGTGCAGAACGGTCTCAAACACGTGGCGGCCTGGAACGCGGCGTTCATGTCCTCGGAAGACCTGGTCGAGGCGGTCACCGCGTTCGCGCAGCGTCGCAGCCCAGAGTTCAACGGCGGATGAGGAGAAGCCCCGACCATGCCCAGTGTGACCCGGACCGGCGACGTCTTCGTGCTCGACCTCGGCGACGGTGAGAACCGCTTCACCCCGGACTGGATGACCGTGGTGAGCGGGGTGCTCGAAGACGTGGCCCACACCGAGGGGCCCAGGGCGCTGGTGACCACGGCCACCGGCAAGTTCTGGTCCAACGGGCTCGACCTGGAGTGGCTGAACGAGCAGGGCGAGCAGCAGTTCGCCGACTACGTCATCGCCGCCCACGAACTGTTCGCCAAACTGCTCGAGCTACCGGTCCCGACGGTGGCCGCGGTGCAGGGGCACGCGTTCGCGGCCGGGGGCATGCTCACGCTGGCCCACGACTTCCGGGTGATGCGGGCCGACCGCGGCTTCTTCTGCCTGCCCGAGGTGGATCTCGGTATCCCGTTCACCGGCGGCATGACGGCGCTGATTCTCGGCCGCCTGGCACCGCGCACGGCGCACGAGGCGATGACGACGGGCCGGCGCTACGGCGGCACCGACGCTCTGGCCGCCGGCATCGTCGACCTCGCCGTGGCCGAGGATCAGGTGCTTCCGGCGGCCGTGAAGCAGGCGAGTGACCTGGCGGGCAAGGCCGGCCCCACCCTCGGCCTGATCAAGCAGCGCATGTACGCGCCCGCCCTGGCCCGGCTGCGCGACACCGAGAGCGACGACCTCACGCGGCACAGCCGGTAACGACACGCCGGAGGTGCAGCGTCGGGGCGCAAGGCACCGCCAAGCCTGTGTTAAGCCTCGTCGGAACACCGCAGGTGACGAGGTCAGAGGCCGATTGGCCATTTTCGCCGGACCGGCCCGGTGCTAGCTTTCGAGGCAGATAGCAGCCGCCGCGAGCAGTCTCGGGAGTCTTGTCCTCATGCACAGCCAGTCAACGAACTGGACGCGGAACACCATCCTCGTCCTGGCTCCGCTGACCCTGATCGCGCTCGTGGCGGTATTTCTCGGGCCGAAGCTGTTCGGGTCGTCGGAGTCCGACACCAAGCTCGCCTCCGCCAATTTCAGCACCGGTGACAGCACGCCCACCTCGTCGTCCACTGTTTCCCCCACCACCACACCGCAGGCCGCCAAGGCCGCCGGCGCGCCGAAAGACCTCGGCACGGTGAAGGGCACCTACACGGTCAAGGGCCCGGCCAAGGTGAAGGCCGGCAGCCTGGTGGTTTTCGTGGTCGACGGCAAGAAGCGGCTCGTGATCAAAGACGAAAAGGCGCCCTACGCGCTGAAACTCAAGACCGGCTCGCTGCCCAACGGCAAATACACGGTCAGCGTGCTCACCTCCAGCGCCGGTAAGACCGCCACCGTCTCCACCAGCACGTTCACGGTGAGCAACCCGAAGAAGACGGCCAAGCCCACCACCACGGCCACGCCGAGCAAGACCACCACCAGCAAACCGAGCACCACGTCGAGCAGCAAGCCCAGCACCACCGCGCCGACGAGTGACACGGGCAGCGGCAGTGGCAGTGGCAAGGCCGCCACCTACGCCCAGAAGGTCCTGGAGATCACCAACGACGAGCGCGCGGCCGCCGGCTGCAAGGCGCTCAAGCTGAACTCCAAACTGACCAAGGCCGCGCAGCTGCACAGCGAAGACATGAACGAGAACAACTACTTCAGCCACGACAGCCAGGACGGCCGCAGTCCGTTCGACCGGATGTCCGACGCCGGCTACAACTTCAGCGCCGCCGCCGAGAACATCGCCCAGGGTCAGACCTCCCCGGCCTCGGTGATGGACGCCTGGATGAACTCCGAGGGCCACAAGGCGAACATCCTCAACTGCACCTACACCGAGATGGGCCTGGGCTGGGACAACAACTACTGGACCCAGACCTTCGGCAAGCCGGCCTGACCGGCGCAGCCAGGGGTGGGGCCGGGGCGGATCGTCCCGGCCCCACCCGTTTTGCCCCGCCTGTTGCGCGGATCTCATCCGGCCCGGCCTGACGCCCGCAAAGCTCACGCCCCGGGAGGCTCGTCGCGGCCCTGGCTCGGGCGGGAGCGATCGCAGGTATTGCGCCGCGTGAGTGTCTCTCAGGCTGCTCTCAGGGCATATCTGGCAGACGGCCGACAAGGGTAGTGTTGGCTTGCGTAAACTGACCCGTCGCGGCTGGTGAACGGTGCCGCGCTCCCAGTGCCGTTCGGCCTGGTTGAACTGACATGGCGAACGGTGCGAAGGGGAGAGATGTCGGAGCCCACGATGCACATCGGCGAGGTGGCCGAGCGTGTCGGACTCTCCCTGCGCACGATCCGGTACTACGAAGAGGTCGGCCTGATCGCGCCCTCGGCGCGCAGCCAGGGCGGTTTCCGGCTCTACCTGGAGGCCGACGTGGCGCGGCTCCAGCTGGTCAAAGACATGAAGCCGCTGGGCTTCAGCCTCGACGAGATGCGTGACCTGCTGGGCGTGCTCGACAAACTCGACGACGACACCTCGGGCGACGACCACGAGCAGACCGTGGAACGCCTGGCCATGTACCGGGTGGCCGCCGACGCCCGGTGCGACGCCCTGCGGGGTCAGCTCCGCATCGCGGAGTCGTTCGCCGGAACCCTGCGCAACCGTCTCGCCACCCACCGCGAACGCAGCAGCTGATCGGCGGTCGGCTCAGTCCCGGTCGCGCTTGCGTCCCTTGTCGCGCTGACGCTTCCGGGCCGCCTCCGGACCCGTGTCCGGGCGTCCCTCCGGGCCGTAGACCAGCAGCGCCACGATCGGGATGGCCAGGAACCACAGCCAGGTGCCGGTGACGAAGAACAGGATCACCGCGAGGATCGGCGTGATCGACACCACCGTGGTTGCGTACGGCTCCGGGAGCTTCAGCACGCTGCGGTCGGTGGTGTCGGGAATCCCCGGCGCGGCAACGGGTTCCGGGGTGGCGGTGATCGGCCCGGCCGGCGGCGTGTGCCCGGGGGACGACGCCGGCAGGTCGGTGAACAGCGCGTCCAGCTCGTGCTGCGCCCGCGCCGCGAGCGCCCGGTCCGAACGCTCCCGGTACTCCTCGTCGTCGAGCCGCCCGGCCTCGTGGTGCCGCTTCAGGGCGGTGACCGCGGACTCCCGCTCGGCGTGCCCGATCCGGGTGCCGGGGGTCGAGGGCGAGGGATCGGGAACGGCGTCACTCATGACGCTCATCCTGACACTTCCGGCGCTCTACTGCTGGGGCGGCTGATCCCCGCTCTGCGTCGGGTCGTTGGCCGGTGTGCGGGCCCCGATCCAGTCCATGATCTCGGTGGCGGGCAACGGCGGCGTGAAGAAGTACCCCTGCACGCCGTTGACGCCCAGCTCGTTCAGGGCGGCCAGGATCTCCGCCGTCTCCACACCCTCGGCCACCACCTCGAGATTCAGGTTGTGCCCGAGCTCCACCACCGACCGCACGATCGCGGTGTCGTTCGGGCTCTCCAGCATGTCCTTCACGAAGATCCGGTCGATCTTCAGCTCGTTCAGCGGTAGCTCGGCCAGGTGACTGAGGCTGGTGAAGCCCTCGCCGAAGTCGTCGAGGCTGAGCCGGACCCCGGCCCCGGACAGGTGCTGCATGACCACCCCGGCCCGCTCCTGGTCGGCCACCAGCGCGGCCTCGGTGATCTCCAGCAGCAGGGACGCCGGCGGCACGCCGGTCTCGGTCAGCGCGTCGAACACCATCTGCGGCAGGTCGAGGTGGTTCATGCTGCGCTCGGAGATGTTCACGGCCACGCTCAGGTCGTCGCGCACCCGGCGCCACACGCTGAGCTGGCGCAGCGCGGTGGTGAGCACCCAGCGGGTCAGGTCGTCGATCAGCCCGGTCTGCTCGGCGAGTGGCACGAACTGGTCGGGGGAGAGCAGCCCGCGGTCCGGGTGCTGCCAGCGCACCAGCGCCTCCACGCAGGTCACGTGGCCGTCCGGCTGGTCCACCTTGGGCAGGTAGTGCAGCCGCAGTTCCTCGTTGGTGATGGCGTCGCGCAGCTGCCCGATCATCGCCAGCCGGTCCGGGCTGTAGTTGTTCTGCTCGTCGTCGTAACAGACCAGCTTGCTGTGCGAGGTCTTGGCCACGTGCAGGGCCACGTCGGCGCGGTCGAGCAGCACCTCGGCGTTCGTGCCGTTCTTCGGCATGAACACCACACCCATGCTGCCGGACACCCGCACCGGCACGTCGAACGCGTCCAGCACGATGTCCTCCTCCACGTTCCGGTTGATCCGGGCCGCGGCCGCCTCGATCTGGTCCTGCTTCTCCACCCCGGCCAGGATCAGCCCGTACAGGTCGCCGCCCAGGCCGGCCACGGTGTCCACGGCGCGCACCGTGTTGCGCAGCCGCTCGGCCACGGTGGTCAGTACCACGTCGCCGTTGACCGGGCCGATCGCCTCGTTGATGTCGCGGAACCCGTCCAGGTTGAACAGCACCACGGCCGCCCCGCCCCCGCGCCGGCCGGGGCCCAGGTGGATGCCGCCGCCGCGTTCCACCAGGGTCGCGGTCTGCGAGATCCGGTCCGAGAACAGCGCCTTGTTGGGCAGATCGGTGAGCGTGTCGTGCAGCGCCTGGTGCTCGAACTTGGCTGCCGCCCGGGCCAGTTCGCGGGTGAACCACCAGACCAGGGCGGCCAGCACCAGGTAGAGGGTGAGCAGTCCGGTGCCCAGCGCGAAGTACAGCTGGTGCAGGCCGGCGTTCATCTGCGCCGCGATCGGCCCGTAGGGCACCTCGACCTGGAGCACCCCCATGAGGGCGTGCGAGCGCACGTTGTAGAGCGGGGCGAAGGCCTCGACCACCTCGGAGCCGCCGGACTCCACGATGGACGCGACCGCCTCGCCGTCCAGGGCCGTGAGCACGTCGGAGGCGGACTGGCCGTCCAGCTCGGTACTGTCACCGACCGCCGGGCCGTACCGCAGACCCGAGCCGTCCGAGCTGTAGATGATGCGCAGGTCGGGGCCGCGCAGCCGGAACCGGCTGATGATGCCGCTGTCCACCTGGGTGTCGGCCAGCCGGTCCAGCCGGGTGCGCTCGACGTTGTTGATGCCGTTCTTCAGCGTCACCTGCTCCAGCAGGTTGTCGGTGATCAGCCGGGAGATCAGTGCCGCCTGGAGCCGCCCCTGCGCCACCCCGCGGTCACGTGACTCGGTGCGGTACTGCGTCGCCATCACGGTGCCCAGCGCCAGCACCGGAACCAGGCTGATCACCGCGAGCGTCACGAAGAACCGGGCTCCCGCGTGCAGCCCCCACCATTGCCGTAGCCGCAGCCACTTCGCCCCCATGGCAGTGGTCATCGGCATGCAGCCATCCGACTGAACTAGTTGTAGTCGGTGATGTTCACCCGCGACGGCACGGTGATGCAGCCGGCCTTCTTACCCACCTTCACCAGGCCCTGGAGATCGCCCGCGGCGTAGCCGTTCGGCGACTTCGCGGTCAGGTCCGGGTACATCTGCTGGGCCTTGCTGCGCACGTGGTCCAGCCCGGCGGCGTGGGCCATCTCGTGCAGGATCACGTTGCCCTGCGTGTTGCCGCCCCCGAAACCGGCTTTCAGCTTGTTCATCCCGGCCGGGATCAGCACGGCGTAACCGCGCACCACGGCCGCCCCCTCGCCGTCACCGCCGTACCAGGTCGCCCACAGCACGCCGCCGTAGCCCAGCGAGTTCTCGGTGAAGGAGAAATTGGTGGTCTTCGGGTTGATCACGGCCACCACGATGTCGGCGGGGGCCGACACCAGGTTCTCCTGCCGGGGCGTGAACGTGGTGGTGCCGGCGTAGCGGTAGGTCATCCCGGTCACCTTGGACACCTTGGTCACGGCCGCGGTGATCTGCTTGAGCATCGCCGAGCGTTTGGACGCCGGCCAGCCCGACATGTTCACCTGCCAGGTGATGGCCTGCTGGCACGGGTTCCAGCGCGCCGTGGTGGAGGCGCCGCTGGCGAGCTGCGCGCTACGCAGCGTGTAGTTGGTGCCCAGTGCCGTCTTCTGGCCGGTGAAGTTCCAGGCGATCATCGGCGTGACCATGACGAGGCACAGCAGCAGCACTGCCAGCACGAACTTGAGAGCGCGTGGAGTCGTCACGTCCTCTCATCGTGCGCACCCCGGCTCTTCTCAAGCCTCCGGACGGGTCAGCCGGGGTCGCCCAGGGTGAACACGTCGAGGGTGCGCCAGGAGTCCGGGGCGTCCGACCCGGCGATCAGGTGCACCGCGCCGACGGTCGCGTCGACCGGCAGCCGCGCGGTCACCTCGTCGGCCGCCTGCCGCAGCACCTCGACAGGCAGACCGTGCCCGATCGTCAGGTGGGGGTTGTCCCCGTCGTGCTCGCCCGCGTACGGCGGGGTGTCCGGGAAATGGCCCCAGACGGCGGCGGTGAGCCGGCGGAACGCGTCGTTCGGTTCGGGTGCCAGCCAGGTCACCGCGTCGCCGAACCAGCGCACCTCGCGGAAGGAGACCTCGAACGGCGAGTGTGTGGCGAAAAGGTCACGCAGTGTGGTGCGTACGTCGTCATCAATCATGGACGGCGAGAGGAACGGGTAGAGCACCGTCACGTGTGCCGGCACGCCCTTGGCCGCGTTCGCGTCCATCGTGGCGCGGTACGGCCCGACCACCGGCTCGGTCTCCGGGACGGGCACGATCAGGGCGGACTGCTCAGGCACTGGTGACGCTGACATGCGTCCCAGTATCTATCGCTGGGTGCTGCCCTGCCTGATCCGTCGCTGCCAGAAGGCGAGCCGGCCCGAGCTGAAGCCGGAGCGGGTGAAGCCCTCCTCCATCAGCAGCTTGCCCGGTGCGGACGCCGGGTCGTCGGGGCCCTCGAACTGCCGTTCGTCCTGCGACCACTGCATGATCGGCTTGGTCAGGTACTTGAACCACTCGGCCGCCGCCATCAGCTCGGTCGCCGACACCTTCTCCTTCTCTTCCAGGCTGGCCCGGATGGTCCACAGCCCGAGCAGGGAGAAGTCGATGCCGGCCAGGGTCAGCCGGGCGGCGAAACCGTTGACGTTGCGCCAGGTGTAGTCCGAGGTGCTCGGCGGTGCGGCCCAGTTCCAGGCCTCGCGCATCTGCGCGTTGAGCAGCGGCAGGCCGGTCCACAGCACCTGGCCCCAGATGATGTGCGGGTTGGAGGCGTCCGGCTTGATGCCGCGGTCGCGCAGCGCCACCACCAGATCGACCAGGCGGGTCTGGTCCTCGGGCGCGCGGATGCTGGCCTGCCGGATCATCTCGCCCCAGGCCGTCCACAGCCGGTCCTGCGAGTTGGTCCCCTTCTCCACCGGGGTGGCGAAGGCATGGACCGTCCCGGCGAGGTCGGGGTTCGCCGTCGACTGGTACGACCGCAGCAGGGCGCGGTAATACCCGGTCAGTGGGGGCTGGACGGTGCTCATCGATCAGATCATCGCAGCCCCGGGAGACTGCTTCCGCCTCGAATGCCCCTTCCGGCCCCGGTTGTCGCGGAGTGAGATCGAAGCGTTACCGGAGCCGGACGGGGGTGTACCCGGACGGGCGGGCCTGTCAGTCGCCGGTGCCGACGGAGAGCAGCGCGTCTTGCACAATGCGTTGCGCCGCCATGGCGTCCTGCCGGTCCTGGGCCTCCAGCAGGGCAGGCACGTCCAGCCGGTCCAGCGCCCGGTGCAGGGCCTTGAGCGTGCGGAGCGACGTCTTCACGGCGTCGACCGGGTCCTCGCGGAACGGGAACTGGTCGAGCTGCCAGACGCCGTCCCAGTTGTTCTGCCGCAGCACGTGGAAGAACTCCAGGATCTCGATCAGGTGCACCGACCCGACCACCAGGTCGTCGTCCCAGCCCCGCAGGTTGTCGTTCACGTCCATCCCGTACAGGCGGCCGTGGTCGATGATCAACTGCGCGGCGTCCGCCGGCGACTCCCCGCCGTACAGCGAGTGACCGAAATCGAGCAGCACCCCGACGTTGTCGAGACCGATCTGCTCGATGCCGAGCAGGGTGCGGGCGGCCGAGTCCCAGGTCATCTTCACCCGCGGCTCACGTGGCTTGTACTCGATGGCGAACCGCAGGTCCGGGTGCGCGCCGGCCAGCTCGCGCATGCCGTCGACGGCCAGCGCCCACAGCTGCTGATGGTTCACCTGGAACGGGTAGTCCCAGCCGTCCTGCCCCGGCCAGATCTTGACGTAGTCCGCCCCGAGTTCCCGCACCACGCCCGCCGCCTCGTGCATCAGATCGAGTGCGGAAGCCCGCGCCGCCGGGTCCGGATTGGTGAACGCCCCGCGAGAATGCCTGCGCAGATAGATCTCCGGGGTGATGCCGATGGCCGTCAGGCCGGCCGCCTTGAGCGCGTCCTTCACCTCCTCCAGCGTCACCCCCGGCGTGAACGGGTAGTTCAGGTCGACCACCGACAGCTCGCCCACCGACCCGGCCAGCCCGATCGCCTCCAGCGTGGTGCGAGGCGGCCCGTAGCCGTCCACGGCGTACCGGTCGAGGTAGGAGGCGAAGTGCCACAGGCCGGCTCCGAAACGCGGATACTCGCTCATCGTTGCACCTTTCGAGATTGATGGACGGCGTTCAGCCAGGCCTCGCGCAGCGCCGTCCGGTCTTGTCGGGGCATGAAATCGTCGTAGCTCAGCGGACCGACCCGCCCCCACCGCGCCCGCGCGGCCAGCAGCCCCGCACCGACCGCCGAGAGGTCGCGCTCGCGGGCTCTCCGGACCGGTACGCCGCTGATGTCGGCCTGGAGCTGCATGAGCAGGTCGCTGGCACTGGCTCCGCCGTCGGCCAGGATCGCGCCGGCGCTGGGCATCGAGCGGACCACGGCGTCCACCTGCAACGCCACAGATTCCACTGCTGCCCGGGCCAGCTGCGGCAACCGGGTGCCCAGGGAGACCCCGCTGATCAGACCCTGCGCCGAGTCGTCCCACCAGGGCGCGGCCAGCCCACCGAAGGCGGGCACGATGTGCACCCCCTCACTCTTCCCGGTTTCCCCTGCCAGCCGGACGATCTGCTCCGGCGTGGTGCCGAAGAGCTCGGCCAGCCAGGTCAGGGTGGCGCCGCTGGAGCGGATGTTCCCCTCCAGCGCCACCTGTGGCTCGGGATCGGCCCAGGCGATGGTGCGGCAGACCGCCTCCGTGCCGAGCGCCGCGGCGTCTCCCGTGCCCCGGCCTGCCGTCCGCATGACCGAAGAACCCGTGCCGTAGGTGACTTTCGCCGC contains the following coding sequences:
- a CDS encoding cytochrome P450, encoding MSSAPTPPFSPRRNAKYTILDADGPLPLDMIRGVPAIMRNPLAWLERVVDRHGDLVAFPMPTSSVLLVNTPAGARHVLQRNHRNYSKATIQYGALSLVTGSGLLTSDGEVWRRHRRTLQPAFHHGGLDQVAVSTVAAGEQLRAAWDRVPPYAPIDAEAAIMQAMLTVVGRTLFADDLSSAGEELVHAVDRALRQVIARATNPLAVGPLSRLPTPSALRMRSAVATLDRITADIVARRRAQGVGEDDADLLAVLLRAGADESGAAWMTEREIRDELVTLVIAGHETVASSLVWTLHLLADAPQVQERLYAELDQVLAGRPPAWGDVPALRYTRAVVDEALRLYPPAWVITRRATGPDTVDGVDVPEGTLIIVSPWLLHRSAANWPEPERFDPERFLGVDRNPAYLPFGAGPRLCIGRDFALVESVLLLATLLRDRAVRRPAGVRPPRLEALVTLRPKRGLPMALVPRIPS
- a CDS encoding PHP domain-containing protein, translated to MTDLRRIAFLLERSLASSYRVKAFRGAATALLALEPGQIARAAGNGELTSLKGVGDKTAAVIAQSLAGQVPDYLANLEQEALEPLATGGEELRAALRGDCHSHSDWSDGGSPPAEMAWSAKELGHDYLVLTDHSPRLKVANGLSAERLRRQLDIIEVINQQLAPFRVLTGIEVDILDDGTLDQDPELLARLDLVVASVHSKLAMPAKAMTRRMLTAIENPHTDVLGHCTGRMVRPREGRNPKGRAESEFDAAAVFAACQEHSTAVEINSRPERLDPPRRLLRQAVQAGCVFAIDTDAHAPGQLDWQIIGTSRAAECGVGADRVINTWGPDELIAWTKD
- a CDS encoding crotonase/enoyl-CoA hydratase family protein; amino-acid sequence: MTDGTDDGTDGGTNGEITIPGDPLVALEVVRDGPVAEVTLVGPGRGNLLGPDLWTELPRVFRALDRDESVRAVVFTGSGGNFSYGLDLVAFGQRWQGLFSGEPGLAGPRTRLHDEIRAMQDAVTTVADCRKPVAAAVSGWCVGGGVDLIAACDVRYASAEAMFSLREVRMAIVADLGSLHRLPAIIGDGHFRELALTGKDVDAAWAARIGLVNRVLDDPREALATAREFAHEVAANPPLTVQGVKRVLDAERASRVQNGLKHVAAWNAAFMSSEDLVEAVTAFAQRRSPEFNGG
- a CDS encoding enoyl-CoA hydratase-related protein, translating into MPSVTRTGDVFVLDLGDGENRFTPDWMTVVSGVLEDVAHTEGPRALVTTATGKFWSNGLDLEWLNEQGEQQFADYVIAAHELFAKLLELPVPTVAAVQGHAFAAGGMLTLAHDFRVMRADRGFFCLPEVDLGIPFTGGMTALILGRLAPRTAHEAMTTGRRYGGTDALAAGIVDLAVAEDQVLPAAVKQASDLAGKAGPTLGLIKQRMYAPALARLRDTESDDLTRHSR
- a CDS encoding CAP domain-containing protein — protein: MHSQSTNWTRNTILVLAPLTLIALVAVFLGPKLFGSSESDTKLASANFSTGDSTPTSSSTVSPTTTPQAAKAAGAPKDLGTVKGTYTVKGPAKVKAGSLVVFVVDGKKRLVIKDEKAPYALKLKTGSLPNGKYTVSVLTSSAGKTATVSTSTFTVSNPKKTAKPTTTATPSKTTTSKPSTTSSSKPSTTAPTSDTGSGSGSGKAATYAQKVLEITNDERAAAGCKALKLNSKLTKAAQLHSEDMNENNYFSHDSQDGRSPFDRMSDAGYNFSAAAENIAQGQTSPASVMDAWMNSEGHKANILNCTYTEMGLGWDNNYWTQTFGKPA
- a CDS encoding MerR family transcriptional regulator, with protein sequence MSEPTMHIGEVAERVGLSLRTIRYYEEVGLIAPSARSQGGFRLYLEADVARLQLVKDMKPLGFSLDEMRDLLGVLDKLDDDTSGDDHEQTVERLAMYRVAADARCDALRGQLRIAESFAGTLRNRLATHRERSS
- a CDS encoding DUF1707 SHOCT-like domain-containing protein; amino-acid sequence: MSDAVPDPSPSTPGTRIGHAERESAVTALKRHHEAGRLDDEEYRERSDRALAARAQHELDALFTDLPASSPGHTPPAGPITATPEPVAAPGIPDTTDRSVLKLPEPYATTVVSITPILAVILFFVTGTWLWFLAIPIVALLVYGPEGRPDTGPEAARKRQRDKGRKRDRD
- a CDS encoding putative bifunctional diguanylate cyclase/phosphodiesterase; translation: MPMTTAMGAKWLRLRQWWGLHAGARFFVTLAVISLVPVLALGTVMATQYRTESRDRGVAQGRLQAALISRLITDNLLEQVTLKNGINNVERTRLDRLADTQVDSGIISRFRLRGPDLRIIYSSDGSGLRYGPAVGDSTELDGQSASDVLTALDGEAVASIVESGGSEVVEAFAPLYNVRSHALMGVLQVEVPYGPIAAQMNAGLHQLYFALGTGLLTLYLVLAALVWWFTRELARAAAKFEHQALHDTLTDLPNKALFSDRISQTATLVERGGGIHLGPGRRGGGAAVVLFNLDGFRDINEAIGPVNGDVVLTTVAERLRNTVRAVDTVAGLGGDLYGLILAGVEKQDQIEAAAARINRNVEEDIVLDAFDVPVRVSGSMGVVFMPKNGTNAEVLLDRADVALHVAKTSHSKLVCYDDEQNNYSPDRLAMIGQLRDAITNEELRLHYLPKVDQPDGHVTCVEALVRWQHPDRGLLSPDQFVPLAEQTGLIDDLTRWVLTTALRQLSVWRRVRDDLSVAVNISERSMNHLDLPQMVFDALTETGVPPASLLLEITEAALVADQERAGVVMQHLSGAGVRLSLDDFGEGFTSLSHLAELPLNELKIDRIFVKDMLESPNDTAIVRSVVELGHNLNLEVVAEGVETAEILAALNELGVNGVQGYFFTPPLPATEIMDWIGARTPANDPTQSGDQPPQQ
- a CDS encoding 2'-5' RNA ligase family protein, which codes for MSASPVPEQSALIVPVPETEPVVGPYRATMDANAAKGVPAHVTVLYPFLSPSMIDDDVRTTLRDLFATHSPFEVSFREVRWFGDAVTWLAPEPNDAFRRLTAAVWGHFPDTPPYAGEHDGDNPHLTIGHGLPVEVLRQAADEVTARLPVDATVGAVHLIAGSDAPDSWRTLDVFTLGDPG